A stretch of DNA from Solenopsis invicta isolate M01_SB chromosome 5, UNIL_Sinv_3.0, whole genome shotgun sequence:
CGAGCGTTCCCTTTCTCTAGTAAAATAGTTTCAGTAAACTTGTAAAATCCGTGCTTCCACGTGCTTCAATCGTTTTCTGACGTGTATAGtatttgcataattataaaatttggagTTAGAAGTAAGTAagattgtttttcttctttactttttttttatattatgtcatATCATATATATCGTtttgtatattgttttatttattaaaattctatgtGAGGTTTGATTCAgatgaaagagaagaaaatggcAGAAACATCCAAAAAATGTATTCAGTTTTTAGATGCcaaatctaataaattatacaagtgTTGTTTATCTCCCGAAGATGCTCGGCGAGCATCAACAGGTAATTcctttttgcaataatataattattttgtattcagATGTCTGTACAAACATAGTTAtatcgaaaattatttttaatacttgtatgTCTAGTGCTGAAATgtaattcaaaacaaaaatgtacATTGTTTTtcgaaaattgtttatgtaattttatagatatgGTATTTGCCCAGCATATCTTTAACGGATTGATCCATGAGGAAAAAATAaaggcaaaaataaattttaatgaagacGATTTCGAAAAAGACATTTCACCGTTGCATGAAAGTACTAATAGGTCTCATAACATTGATAATGCaggtataaatttgattcatttTTCATCAATATCAATGATATTCAATAATGTTTATTCACGacgatattgaaatattaaaaaatatatgaagatttatatcagtTGATGTTGCATTATTATTCAtgattaattaatgaataataaaagttatctATTTACAGTATCATCTCAAGTCTCAGGTCGTGAAGGAATGACTAATTGGACGCAGGAGCAAACattgcttttaataaatatatacagggAAGAATATTTAAAGATAGGTAATGGTAAAATGCTATTACGAAAGTTATGGCAGCTGGTTGCTGACAAAATGAGAGAAAATGGTTATAACATCCCAGCGACCAAATGCGCCACTAAAATGGATACTCTAAAACGCCAGTATAAAAAGGTCTTTGACCACAATAAACAATCGGGAAATAATTTAATGACTTATAAGTATTTTGACGTAAGTGtggtttaattatttttatttgttttgaaaacATCTTTCTCGtgttaatcatatattttattgtttctagGAACTGGACGAGATTTTCAGAAAGCAACCATGGATAACACCGGTCGCGATTGCGAGTTTCGAGTTACAAGATTCAACATTTGAAAATATAGATGAGCGTAATTCGTCCTCAGATAAGTGTGCTGTGTTCATAGGAATAGAATCTGAAATATGATATGtataatatctataattaatatgtgCTTTCTAAATTTATAGACACAGGAAAACGGAAAAGAAACGTAATTCTGAAAGATATCctagaagaaagaaaaaataaaacagcaaAAACGGAAGTATACAGAAATGAAAAGCTGTCCCTTATGAAGAAACTAAttcaaacgttaaaaaaaagcaatgaaGGTGAGAACGACAtccaatatgtataattattttataatttctagtaCTGTCGGATATtgaaaattactaattattctgcataaattaattCTAGCGGATTGCTGATTTCCGGTTACTTTACCTGATCCTAAGAGGTGAGACACATGAGTAAAAGCACTATACCTACGCGAAATTGCGCGAAATCAAAAGTTCTTGTTGGAAGTTGCTGAACCAAGAAAACAGTAAAAAAGGcccatataaaatatatttgtaacttaTTTGCttgatttcatacattttttttatttttatttgtttttttgttcgggaaattatattttgtttaatttttcaatatattttttaaaataatctaataaatcGTAAGTATTAATAAGTCATTAATGTATATAAggtttacaaatttaaaacattCTGAAATTTTCAatagcaattttatatttttcacgaaGTTAATTTTGCtatatgaaacattttgtttatagatttaatttttgagctcatattaaatttcattacattaaaacaattaagaCTGATtacattaatagta
This window harbors:
- the LOC120357880 gene encoding uncharacterized protein LOC120357880; the protein is MKEKKMAETSKKCIQFLDAKSNKLYKCCLSPEDARRASTDMVFAQHIFNGLIHEEKIKAKINFNEDDFEKDISPLHESTNRSHNIDNAVSSQVSGREGMTNWTQEQTLLLINIYREEYLKIGNGKMLLRKLWQLVADKMRENGYNIPATKCATKMDTLKRQYKKVFDHNKQSGNNLMTYKYFDELDEIFRKQPWITPVAIASFELQDSTFENIDERNSSSDKCAVFIGIESEI